A single region of the Manihot esculenta cultivar AM560-2 chromosome 12, M.esculenta_v8, whole genome shotgun sequence genome encodes:
- the LOC110627798 gene encoding indole-3-acetic acid-amido synthetase GH3.10 → MESAASFNIDTNGSHGYYDSIAWFDSISEKAGLVQTETLRRILELNWGVEYLKKWIGDIKVQDMDSCALESLYTSLVPLACHADLEPYIHRIADGDTSPLLTQQPISTLSLSSGTTDGRPKFVPFTRHSSRTTLQIFTLAAAYRSRVYPTREGGKILEFIYSSKQFKTKGGLTVGTATTHYYASEEFRIKQEKTKSFTCSPPEVISGGDYKQSTYCHLLLGLFFYDQVEFITSTFAYSIVQSFAAFEEIWREICNDLKEGTLSSRITSPEMRKAVLNIISSPNPMLLASRIEESCNKLENLDWFGLIPKLWPNAKYVYSIMTGSMQPYVKKLRHYAGDLPLVSADYGSTESWIGVNMDPSLSPENVTFAVIPTFSYFEFMPLHRQNQDCSPAIDDFVEDEPVPLSKVKLGQEYEIILTTFTGLYRYRLGDVVEVAGFHKGTPKLNFICRRKLILTVNIDKNTEKDLQLVVERGSQLLSKARAELVDFTSHADVANQPGYYIIYWEIKGEVEEGVLEECCREMDASFLDHGYVVSRKANSIGPLELCIVERGTFKKIMDYFIGNGSALSQFKTPRCTSNQVLLRILNTCTIKRFRSTAYG, encoded by the exons ATGGAATCCGCAGCTTCTTTCAATATTGACACTAATGGAAGCCATGGTTACTATGACAGTATTGCTTGGTTCGACAGCATATCAGAGAAAGCTGGCCTCGTCCAGACGGAGACTCTTCGCCGGATTCTTGAACTCAACTGGGGTGTGGAATATCTCAAGAAATGGATAGGCGATATTAAAGTCCAAGATATGGATTCATGTGCATTGGAATCTCTTTATACCTCTTTGGTGCCTCTCGCCTGCCATGCAGATTTAGAGCCTTATATTCATAGAATCGCAGATGGGGACACAAGTCCGTTACTCACACAACAACCTATATCCACTCTCTCCTTAAG CTCTGGAACCACAGATGGAAGACCGAAGTTTGTTCCCTTCACTCGCCATAGCTCCCGGACTACTCTACAAATTTTCACCTTGGCAGCTGCTTACAGATCAAG GGTTTATCCCACAAGGGAAGGAGGAAAGATCCTAGAGTTCATATACAGTAGCAAACAATTCAAAACAAAAGGGGGCTTAACAGTAGGAACAGCTACAACCCACTATTATGCAAGTGAAGAGTTCAGGATCAAGCAAGAAAAAACTAAGTCCTTCACATGTAGCCCACCAGAAGTCATTTCTGGTGGAGACTATAAGCAGTCCACTTATTGCCATCTTCTGCTTGGCCTCTTCTTTTATGATCAAGTAGAATTCATAACCTCCACTTTTGCCTATAGCATAGTACAATCCTTTGCAGcatttgaagagatatggcgaGAGATATGCAATGACCTTAAAGAAGGCACTTTAAGTTCAAGAATCACCTCGCCTGAAATGAGGAAAGCTGTGTTGAATATCATCTCATCTCCAAACCCAATGTTATTAGCTTCAAGAATTGAAGAAAGCTGCAACAAGCTAGAAAATCTGGATTGGTTTGGTTTGATTCCTAAGCTGTGGCCTAATGCCAAGTATGTATATTCCATAATGACAggctccatgcaaccttacgtGAAAAAATTAAGGCATTATGCTGGGGATTTACCATTAGTTAGCGCTGACTATGGATCCACAGAGAGTTGGATTGGGGTTAATATGGATCCATCTTTGTCTCCAGAGAATGTTACCTTCGCAGTAATACCcactttttcttattttgagTTCATGCCACTTCACAGGCAGAATCAAGATTGCAGTCCAGCCATTGATGACTTCGTAGAAGATGAGCCAGTTCCACTTTCTAAAGTTAAGCTTGGACAAGAGTACGAGATTATCCTCACTACTTTTACTG GGCTTTATAGATACAGGTTAGGAGATGTAGTGGAAGTAGCTGGTTTCCACAAAGGAACCCCCAAATTGAACTTTATATGCAGGAGAAAGCTAATACTAACAGTAAACATTGACAAGAATACTGAGAAAGACCTTCAACTAGTGGTGGAAAGGGGTTCTCAGCTGCTGAGCAAGGCTAGAGCGGAGCTTGTTGATTTTACTAGCCATGCTGATGTCGCGAACCAACCTGGTTACTATATAATTTACTGGGAAATAAAAGGAGAGGTAGAAGAGGGTGTTCTTGAAGAGTGTTGCAGGGAAATGGATGCATCTTTTCTGGACCATGGTTATGTGGTTTCAAGAAAAGCCAATTCCATTGGACCATTAGAGCTTTGCATCGTGGAGAGAGGAACTTTCAAGAAAATCATGGATTATTTTATAGGGAATGGGTCTGCATTGAGCCAGTTCAAGACTCCTAGGTGCACAAGCAACCAGGTCCTCTTGAGAATTCTCAATACGTGTACCATTAAAAGGTTTCGCAGCACTGCGTACGGCTGA